A genomic region of Caldicellulosiruptor acetigenus contains the following coding sequences:
- a CDS encoding HD family phosphohydrolase, with protein sequence MLKIFGRWHERKKIYFYRFILFCSFFGTSLLLIALSKRKATPIIWDKIFRFFNPDIKYSKFRIAGDLSAAILLILILSLIMGVYFYLFERKFIDSCRDMAATSAIIILNLLLIKFLLPIPTFAVPAFVGVILISLLIDVRVSIIFNMVLSIVNLLIVGMDNLSFALHLFVTGSLCAIVSHSIHNRLQFISHGFLASLISSLFVLSAELVFKINGAEVLTTSANSFIGTTLSFIIAYGTLPVWEYLFDFTTPIRLMELSNPNHPLLKRLLLEAPGTYHHSLIVGNLAEIACEAVGGNYLLARIGAYYHDIGKLKRPFYFKENQIIEEDPHNRITPTLSALIIISHTKDGVEIGKEYRLPRQVLDIIKQHHGTTKVAFFYGKALSQNQQVSEEKFRYDGPIPQSKEAAIVMLADSVEAAVRALSSPTPQLIEATIRNVIQEKLLDGQLNNSDLTFKELEIISESFIKVLTGVFHKRVSYNIFEDSSNKPDEVIVGSENIHSKSAG encoded by the coding sequence ATGTTAAAAATTTTTGGACGATGGCATGAGAGAAAGAAGATATATTTTTATCGATTTATTCTTTTTTGCTCTTTTTTTGGGACCTCGTTGCTATTGATAGCACTGTCTAAAAGAAAAGCAACACCTATAATTTGGGATAAAATCTTTAGATTTTTTAATCCTGATATAAAATATTCTAAATTTAGAATAGCCGGTGATTTGTCAGCTGCCATTTTATTAATTTTGATACTTTCTCTCATAATGGGAGTGTACTTTTATCTTTTTGAAAGAAAATTTATAGACAGCTGCAGAGATATGGCAGCAACAAGTGCCATTATAATTTTGAATCTTCTGTTAATAAAGTTTCTTCTTCCTATACCAACATTTGCTGTGCCGGCTTTTGTAGGGGTTATTTTGATTTCTCTTTTGATTGATGTTAGAGTTTCGATTATTTTTAACATGGTACTCTCAATAGTAAACCTGCTAATTGTGGGGATGGATAACCTCAGTTTTGCTCTTCATCTTTTTGTGACAGGAAGTTTATGTGCAATTGTATCACACAGTATTCATAATAGACTACAATTTATATCTCACGGATTTTTGGCCAGTTTAATATCCTCGCTTTTTGTTTTATCAGCTGAACTGGTGTTTAAAATAAATGGAGCTGAGGTGTTGACCACTTCAGCAAACTCTTTTATTGGTACGACGCTTTCGTTTATTATTGCGTATGGAACTTTACCAGTGTGGGAGTACTTGTTTGATTTTACCACCCCGATTAGACTTATGGAGCTTTCTAATCCCAACCATCCGCTGCTAAAAAGACTTTTACTTGAAGCTCCAGGTACTTATCATCACAGTTTAATAGTTGGAAATTTGGCTGAGATTGCATGTGAGGCAGTCGGCGGCAATTACCTTCTTGCCCGCATAGGTGCTTATTATCACGACATAGGAAAGCTAAAAAGACCTTTTTATTTTAAAGAAAATCAGATTATTGAAGAAGACCCTCACAACAGGATAACTCCTACTCTTTCAGCTCTTATAATAATCTCACATACAAAAGATGGAGTGGAGATTGGGAAGGAATACAGGCTACCGAGGCAGGTACTTGACATTATAAAACAGCATCATGGTACTACTAAGGTGGCATTTTTTTATGGAAAAGCGCTAAGTCAAAATCAGCAAGTGAGCGAAGAAAAGTTTAGGTATGATGGACCAATTCCACAGAGTAAAGAAGCTGCAATTGTTATGCTGGCTGACTCTGTTGAAGCAGCTGTCAGGGCTCTTTCTTCTCCGACGCCTCAACTGATTGAAGCTACTATAAGAAATGTTATCCAAGAAAAGCTTCTGGATGGGCAGCTAAATAACAGCGATTTGACGTTTAAAGAACTTGAGATTATATCAGAAAGTTTTATCAAAGTTTTGACTGGTGTTTTTCACAAGAGGGTCAGTTATAATATATTTGAAGATTCTTCAAACAAACCAGATGAGGTGATAGTAGGAAGTGAAAATATTCATTCAAAATCAGCAGGATAA
- the ybeY gene encoding rRNA maturation RNase YbeY has protein sequence MKIFIQNQQDKVDVDQHISKIIEESIVNTIKVFLEEENFEISVLIVDNNFIKELNKNYRNVNKETDVLSFPIFEFKNGKLLEDIVIMEDEIPLGDIVISIEKAAQQAEEFGHSLEREVAYLTVHSVLHLLGFDHIEDDDRKVMREYEEQILQSMGLTR, from the coding sequence GTGAAAATATTCATTCAAAATCAGCAGGATAAGGTTGATGTTGACCAGCACATTTCAAAGATAATTGAAGAGTCGATTGTAAATACCATTAAGGTTTTCTTGGAAGAAGAGAACTTTGAAATAAGCGTACTCATAGTTGACAACAACTTCATAAAGGAACTCAATAAAAATTATAGAAATGTCAATAAAGAAACAGATGTACTATCTTTTCCTATATTTGAATTTAAAAATGGGAAGCTTTTAGAAGATATAGTAATTATGGAGGATGAAATTCCGCTTGGTGACATTGTAATTTCAATCGAAAAGGCAGCACAGCAGGCTGAAGAATTTGGTCACTCATTGGAAAGAGAGGTTGCTTATTTGACTGTACATTCTGTTTTACATCTTTTGGGTTTTGACCACATAGAAGATGATGATAGAAAAGTAATGAGAGAGTATGAAGAGCAAATTTTACAGAGCATGGGGTTGACAAGATGA